AGAGAGTTAAGAAAACAGATTATATCAAATTAAGCAATTCTAATTGACCTGCAAATCCTTTCAACAATCAGATATATGAGAAGTTGTTACCTTTATATTGGTTGGAATATTCATGTCGAACCCACAGTTGAGGAAGacaatttttgtaatttgcACAATTTCCCAATTGGTAAATGTTGAGATCTGAACATGCAATTGGGAATTAGAAAACCCGTTGTGAAAAATCAAGCTATTGTAAATGCCATGGTAACTGTAAATCCTCTAAATAATAATATGAATACCTGTAAAAAGCATGATACAGATGGGTAGAACAACGGAGAGACTGAAGGAGGTGTTCCTGATGATCTCCAGTGTGGGATTTGTTTGGGGCGTTGCAGAACGAAATCAGATAAAAGAGGCCACGAACAGTTGAGAGAGGAATCATAGTTAAGATTAAGATTAAGAAGATCTTCAGTGTGGGATTTGTTTGGACGCGTTGAGGGAGTGAGAGtaaaattagaagaaaaataaattctaaaattttccTCAAAATGACACATCAGCTTATTGTCTATAAAAATGACACATCAGCTTATTGTCTATGGATTtagtatatagtatagatagatagataggtTGTCCCTGAATTTAggaggtaaaaaaaaaaaaacaagttctGAGGACTGGCATATGTATTAAGCTCATATAAATTGATATAATATGATTAGTAATGTTTTGCCAATTAGTAAACGGCATAGTTTTAGCG
The window above is part of the Euphorbia lathyris chromosome 3, ddEupLath1.1, whole genome shotgun sequence genome. Proteins encoded here:
- the LOC136222809 gene encoding uncharacterized protein, which encodes MCHFEENFRIYFSSNFTLTPSTRPNKSHTEDLLNLNLNYDSSLNCSWPLLSDFVLQRPKQIPHWRSSGTPPSVSPLFYPSVSCFLQISTFTNWEIVQITKIVFLNCGFDMNIPTNIKSLTSTRWFGQITYSVLNKWFGQRGCRNW